One Canis aureus isolate CA01 chromosome 38, VMU_Caureus_v.1.0, whole genome shotgun sequence DNA segment encodes these proteins:
- the MIA3 gene encoding transport and Golgi organization protein 1 homolog isoform X7 — translation MDSVPATVPSVTASPGDSELLGPLSVLYAALIAKLLELVATLPDDVQPGPDFYGLPWKPVLLTAFLGIGSFAVFFWKTVLVVKSRVYQVTEQQISEKLKNIMKENAELVQKLSNYEQKIKESKKHVQETKKQNIILSDEAIKFKDKIKKLEETNEILDDTAKNLRVMLESEREQNAKNQDLILENKKSIEKLKDVISVNASEFSEVQIALNEAKLSEEKVKSECHRVQEENARLKKKKEQLQQEIKDWSKSHAELSEQIKSFETSQKNLEVALTHKDDNINALTNCITQLNRLDCESESEDQSKGGSELDELANGEVGGDRSEKMKNQIKQMMDISRTQTAISVVEEDLKLLQIKLRASMSTKCNLEDQIKKLEDDRDSLQSAKAGLEDECKTLRQKVEILNELYQQKEMALQKKLSQEEYERQEREQRLSAADEKALLAAEEVKTYKRRIEEMEDELQKTERSFKNQIATHEKKAHDNWLKARAAERAIAEEKREAANLRHKLLELTQKMAMLQEEPVIVKPRPGRPSAQNPPWRGPLSQNGSFGPSPVSGGECSPPPTADLPARPLSATLNRREMPRGEFGSVDGPLPRPRWSSEASGKPSASDLGSGAAPTMNSSSRSSSPTKVTDEGKQTVPQDPEGPSVPSSSPVAEQSVVVPMAAKGPPPFPGVPLMGSPVGGPLPPPIRYGPPPQLCGPFGPRPLPPPFGPALRPPLGLREYAPGIPPGKRDLSLDPREFLPGHAPFRPLGSFGPREYFIPGTRLPPPAHGPQDYPPPPAARDLLPSGSRDEPPPASQGSSQDCSQALKQSP, via the exons ATGGACTCCGTTCCCGCCACTGTGCCTTCTGTCACCGCCTCCCCGGGGGACTCGGAGCTCCTGGGACCCCTGTCGGTGCTCTACGCGGCCCTCATAGCCAAGCTGCTGGAG TTAGTTGCTACATTGCCTGATGACGTTCAGCCTGGGCCTGATTTTTATGGCTTGCCATGGAAGCCTGTACTTCTCACTGCCTTCTTGGGAATTGGTTCATTTGCGGTCTTCTTCTGGAAAACTGTCCTTGTT gtaaAGAGTAGAGTCTATCAAG TCACTGAACAACAAATTTCTGAGAAGTTGAAGAACATCATGAAAGAAAATGCAGAACTTGTACAAAAATTGTCAAATTATGAACAGAAG ATTAAGGAATCAAAAAAACATGttcaagaaaccaagaaacaaaatataattctGTCTGATGAAGCAATTAAATTTAAG gataaaatcaaGAAActtgaagaaacaaatgaaattctGGACGATACAGCTAAAAATCTGCGTGTTATGTTAGAATCTGAGAGAGAACAGAATGCCAAGAATCAGGACTTG ATACTGGAAAACAAGAAATCTATAGAGAAGCTGAAGGATGTTATTTCAGTGAATGCCTCAGAATTTTCAGAG GTTCAAATTGCCCTTAATGAAGCTAAACTTAGTGAAGAGAAGGTGAAGTCTGAATGCCATCGAGTTCAAGAAGAAAATGCTAGGCTTAAGAAGAAGAAGGAACAG TTGCAGCAAGAAATCAAAGATTGGAGCAAATCACACGCTGAGCTCAGTGAGCAAATCAAATCATTTGAGACATCTCAGAAAAATTTGGAAGTAGCTCTTACTCACAAAGATGATAATATTAAT GCTTTGACTAATTGCATTACCCAGTTGAATCGGTTAGATTGTGAATCTGAATCTGAGGATCAGAGTAAAGGAGGAAGTGAGTTAGATGAGTTAGCAAATGGAGAAGTAGGAG GTGACCGgagtgagaaaatgaaaaatcagattAAGCAGATGATGGACATTTCTCGG ACACAAACTGCAATATCGGTAGTTGAAGAGGATCTAAAACTTCTGCAGATTAAGCTTAGAGCCTCAATGTCTACTAAATGCAACCTGGAAG AccaaataaagaaattagaagATGACCGTGATTCACTGCAGTCTGCCAAAGCCGGCCTGGAGGACGAATGCAAAACCCTGAGGCAAAAAGTGGAGATTCTGAACGAACTCTATCAACAGAAGGAAATGGCTCTGCAAAA GAAACTGAGTCAGGAAGAGTATGAGCGGCAGGAGAGAGAGCAGCGGCTGTCAGCTGCAGACGAGAAGGCGCTTCTGGCTGCGGAGGAAGTAAAAACGTACAA GCGTAGAATCGAAGAGATGGAGGATGAGTTGCAGAAGACAGAGCGCTCGTTTAAAAACCAG ATTGCGACTCATGAGAAGAAAGCTCATGATAActgg CTCAAAGCTCGTGCTGCAGAAAGAGCTATAGCCGAGGAGAAGAGGGAAGCTGCCAACTTGAGACACAA GTTACTGGAATTAACCCAGAAGATGGCAATGCTGCAAGAGGAGCCTGTGATTGTGAAGCCGAGGCCGGGCCGACCCAGCGCCCAGAACCCTCCGTGGAGAG GTCCTTTGAGCCAGAACGGCTCTTTTGGTCCATCCCCTGTGAGTGGGGGGGAGTGCTCCCCACCTCCCACGGCTGACCTGCCTGCGAGACCGCTCTCTGCTACGCTGAATCGAAGAGAGATGCCTAGAGGTGAATTTG gGTCAGTGGACGGGCCTCTACCTCGTCCTCGTTGGTCATCTGAGGCATCTGGGAAACCCTCTGCCTCTG ATCTGGGATCTGGTGCAGCTCCCACGATGAACAGCAGCTCGAGAAGCTCTTCCCCTACCAAGGTGACGGATGAAGGCAAG caaactgttCCCCAAGACCCCGAAGGCCCTTCAGTTCCCAGCAGTTCACCTGTGGCTGAGCAGTCGGTAGTA GTTCCTATGGCTGCAAAAGGGCCGCCTCCTTTCCCAGGGGTGCCCCTCATGGGCTCCCCCGTGGGCGGCCCTCTACCACCACCCATTCGCTACGGACCACCCCCTCAACTTTGCGGGCCTTTCGGGCCTCGGCCGCTTCCTCCACCATTTG gtcCTGCTTTACGTCCACCACTAGGCTTAAGAGAATACGCACCAGGCATTCCACCTGGAAAACGGGACCTGTCTCTTGATCCTCGAGAATTTTTACCGGGACATGCACCTTTTAGACCTTTAGGCTCTTTTGGCCCAAGAGAGTACTTTATTCCCGGTACCCGACTACCACCCCCTGCCCATGGTCCCCAGGATTATCCACCTCCACCTGCTGCAAGAGACTTACTGCCTTCTGGCTCCAGAGACgagcctccacctgcctcccaggGCAGTAGCCAGGACTGTTCACAGGCTTTAAAACAGAGCCCGTGA
- the MIA3 gene encoding transport and Golgi organization protein 1 homolog isoform X8 encodes MDSVPATVPSVTASPGDSELLGPLSVLYAALIAKLLELVATLPDDVQPGPDFYGLPWKPVLLTAFLGIGSFAVFFWKTVLVVKSRVYQVTEQQISEKLKNIMKENAELVQKLSNYEQKIKESKKHVQETKKQNIILSDEAIKFKDKIKKLEETNEILDDTAKNLRVMLESEREQNAKNQDLILENKKSIEKLKDVISVNASEFSEVQIALNEAKLSEEKVKSECHRVQEENARLKKKKEQLQQEIKDWSKSHAELSEQIKSFETSQKNLEVALTHKDDNINALTNCITQLNRLDCESESEDQSKGGSELDELANGEVGGDRSEKMKNQIKQMMDISRTQTAISVVEEDLKLLQIKLRASMSTKCNLEDQIKKLEDDRDSLQSAKAGLEDECKTLRQKVEILNELYQQKEMALQKKLSQEEYERQEREQRLSAADEKALLAAEEVKTYKRRIEEMEDELQKTERSFKNQIATHEKKAHDNWLKARAAERAIAEEKREAANLRHKLLELTQKMAMLQEEPVIVKPRPGRPSAQNPPWRGPLSQNGSFGPSPVSGGECSPPPTADLPARPLSATLNRREMPRGEFGSVDGPLPRPRWSSEASGKPSASDLGSGAAPTMNSSSRSSSPTKVTDEGKVPMAAKGPPPFPGVPLMGSPVGGPLPPPIRYGPPPQLCGPFGPRPLPPPFGPALRPPLGLREYAPGIPPGKRDLSLDPREFLPGHAPFRPLGSFGPREYFIPGTRLPPPAHGPQDYPPPPAARDLLPSGSRDEPPPASQGSSQDCSQALKQSP; translated from the exons ATGGACTCCGTTCCCGCCACTGTGCCTTCTGTCACCGCCTCCCCGGGGGACTCGGAGCTCCTGGGACCCCTGTCGGTGCTCTACGCGGCCCTCATAGCCAAGCTGCTGGAG TTAGTTGCTACATTGCCTGATGACGTTCAGCCTGGGCCTGATTTTTATGGCTTGCCATGGAAGCCTGTACTTCTCACTGCCTTCTTGGGAATTGGTTCATTTGCGGTCTTCTTCTGGAAAACTGTCCTTGTT gtaaAGAGTAGAGTCTATCAAG TCACTGAACAACAAATTTCTGAGAAGTTGAAGAACATCATGAAAGAAAATGCAGAACTTGTACAAAAATTGTCAAATTATGAACAGAAG ATTAAGGAATCAAAAAAACATGttcaagaaaccaagaaacaaaatataattctGTCTGATGAAGCAATTAAATTTAAG gataaaatcaaGAAActtgaagaaacaaatgaaattctGGACGATACAGCTAAAAATCTGCGTGTTATGTTAGAATCTGAGAGAGAACAGAATGCCAAGAATCAGGACTTG ATACTGGAAAACAAGAAATCTATAGAGAAGCTGAAGGATGTTATTTCAGTGAATGCCTCAGAATTTTCAGAG GTTCAAATTGCCCTTAATGAAGCTAAACTTAGTGAAGAGAAGGTGAAGTCTGAATGCCATCGAGTTCAAGAAGAAAATGCTAGGCTTAAGAAGAAGAAGGAACAG TTGCAGCAAGAAATCAAAGATTGGAGCAAATCACACGCTGAGCTCAGTGAGCAAATCAAATCATTTGAGACATCTCAGAAAAATTTGGAAGTAGCTCTTACTCACAAAGATGATAATATTAAT GCTTTGACTAATTGCATTACCCAGTTGAATCGGTTAGATTGTGAATCTGAATCTGAGGATCAGAGTAAAGGAGGAAGTGAGTTAGATGAGTTAGCAAATGGAGAAGTAGGAG GTGACCGgagtgagaaaatgaaaaatcagattAAGCAGATGATGGACATTTCTCGG ACACAAACTGCAATATCGGTAGTTGAAGAGGATCTAAAACTTCTGCAGATTAAGCTTAGAGCCTCAATGTCTACTAAATGCAACCTGGAAG AccaaataaagaaattagaagATGACCGTGATTCACTGCAGTCTGCCAAAGCCGGCCTGGAGGACGAATGCAAAACCCTGAGGCAAAAAGTGGAGATTCTGAACGAACTCTATCAACAGAAGGAAATGGCTCTGCAAAA GAAACTGAGTCAGGAAGAGTATGAGCGGCAGGAGAGAGAGCAGCGGCTGTCAGCTGCAGACGAGAAGGCGCTTCTGGCTGCGGAGGAAGTAAAAACGTACAA GCGTAGAATCGAAGAGATGGAGGATGAGTTGCAGAAGACAGAGCGCTCGTTTAAAAACCAG ATTGCGACTCATGAGAAGAAAGCTCATGATAActgg CTCAAAGCTCGTGCTGCAGAAAGAGCTATAGCCGAGGAGAAGAGGGAAGCTGCCAACTTGAGACACAA GTTACTGGAATTAACCCAGAAGATGGCAATGCTGCAAGAGGAGCCTGTGATTGTGAAGCCGAGGCCGGGCCGACCCAGCGCCCAGAACCCTCCGTGGAGAG GTCCTTTGAGCCAGAACGGCTCTTTTGGTCCATCCCCTGTGAGTGGGGGGGAGTGCTCCCCACCTCCCACGGCTGACCTGCCTGCGAGACCGCTCTCTGCTACGCTGAATCGAAGAGAGATGCCTAGAGGTGAATTTG gGTCAGTGGACGGGCCTCTACCTCGTCCTCGTTGGTCATCTGAGGCATCTGGGAAACCCTCTGCCTCTG ATCTGGGATCTGGTGCAGCTCCCACGATGAACAGCAGCTCGAGAAGCTCTTCCCCTACCAAGGTGACGGATGAAGGCAAG GTTCCTATGGCTGCAAAAGGGCCGCCTCCTTTCCCAGGGGTGCCCCTCATGGGCTCCCCCGTGGGCGGCCCTCTACCACCACCCATTCGCTACGGACCACCCCCTCAACTTTGCGGGCCTTTCGGGCCTCGGCCGCTTCCTCCACCATTTG gtcCTGCTTTACGTCCACCACTAGGCTTAAGAGAATACGCACCAGGCATTCCACCTGGAAAACGGGACCTGTCTCTTGATCCTCGAGAATTTTTACCGGGACATGCACCTTTTAGACCTTTAGGCTCTTTTGGCCCAAGAGAGTACTTTATTCCCGGTACCCGACTACCACCCCCTGCCCATGGTCCCCAGGATTATCCACCTCCACCTGCTGCAAGAGACTTACTGCCTTCTGGCTCCAGAGACgagcctccacctgcctcccaggGCAGTAGCCAGGACTGTTCACAGGCTTTAAAACAGAGCCCGTGA